The sequence GCCATATTGTCCGAGCAGTTTTCTCAGACAATTATGTATTGTACTGATACCGGCTTACTTACCGTTTATCGCCGGTGTTAGAGTTAAAAACGGAAAAAATTTCAAACAATCGTACCGAGACCAAGAATTATGCCAAATATTATCAAAGTCTTTTCTGGAAATGCTAATCCTGTAATGGCCCGGGAGATTACTGATTTTCTGAATATACCACTTTCTGAAGCGGAGGTGAAACAGTTCAGCGATGGTGAGATTTTCGTAGAAATAAAAGAAAATGTTCGTGGTGCGGATGTTTTTGTCGTTCAGCCAACCTGTACTCCGGTGAACGATAATCTTATGGAACTGGTAATTATGGTTGATGCCTTAAGGCGGGCATCAGCAAGAAGAATTACAGCTGTTGTTCCCTATTACGGGTATGCCAGGCAGGATCGAAAAGTAGCTCCAAGGGTTCCGATTTCAGCAAAAGTTGTTGCCGAAATGTTTATGGCAGTTGGAGTTCGCAGGGTTTTAAGTATGGATCTTCATGCTGGACAGATTCAGGGGTTTTTCAATATTCCTGTCGATCATCTCTATGCAGCTCCAGTCATTCTGGAATACATAAAGGATAAATTTTCCGACGTGGTTATGGTGTCCCCCGACGCTGGTGGTGTAGAACGAACCCGTGCCTTTGCCAAGCGTCTCAATGCCGGGCTTGCTATTATAGATAAGAGACGAGATCGTCCCAATGAATGTGAGGCAATGCATGTTATTGGTGATGTGAAAGGAAAAACAGCCATTTTATTGGATGATATGGTGGATACTGCCGGAACGCTTTGTAACGGAGCTGCCACATTAATGAAGCATGGTGCAAAAGAAGTACATGCCTGCTGCTCACACCCTGTGCTATCAGGGCCTGCAGTTGAGCGATTAACAAACTCAGTAATCAGTTCCCTGGTTGTAACCAATTCGATTCCTTTGCGTGGTGATGCTTTGCAATGTGAAAAGATTAAGGTACTGTCTGTGTCCAAGCTTCTCGCAGATGCCATTGACTGTATCCATACTGAAGGATCCATTAGTTCGTTATTTGTCTGACCGATTATATAATTTGAATATTTTGAGATAAATCCTGGCTATCGTACTGAAACGATTGAGTCAGGGCCAAGGAGGAACATATGCTTCAAGTAGAGATGTCTGCTTCAAAGAGAGACGATTTTGGTAAATGTGCCATGCGCCGCTTGCGTAAAAGCGGCAACACCCCTGCTGTACTTTACGGAAACAATAAGGAAGCTTCAGCGTTACAGTTTGAGACTACTTCTTTTTTGAAAGGCTTGTTTAAGATCAGTCGTAAAAATGCAGTGGTAAATCTCACTGTCAATGGTAGTGATACCCGTCATGCCATGGTGAGGGATCTCCAGACCGATCCTGTGAATGATAGCCTTATTCATGTGGATTTTCTCGAAATTGATCTTGCTGTTCCAAGGCGCTTTACTGTGCCAATCACATTTGTAGGAAAAGCCAAAGGACTTGAGTTCGGTGGTGATCTTGTGGTTCACAGTTCCTCTGTTCAGGTAACTGGACTTCCACTGGATATTCCAGACACAATCAATGTTGGTATGACCAATCTTGGCATTGGTGAATCCATTAAATTTTCAGATATTGAAATTCCAGAAAATTTAAAAATGGTAACTAAGGCTTCTACTGTTTGCGTGGAAATTGTTGCAACTGCGAAATCTGCAGAGGCCGCTGCTGCAGCTGCTAAGAAACCTGCAAAAGGAAAGGCTGCAAAAAAATAAATAGTGTAAATAAGTCATTCAAGGCAACACCTGAATGACGAGGGTTCTCTCATTGTTCTTGAAGATGGAGGCCTGGAGATTGTTTTGTCTGTATCCGGAAAGGACCTCTAGTGAGGGACTTTCCGGTTTTTTTTGTGGGGAATCAACAGATTACCAATGGTGTACCATGTACAACTGGTTCGCATCTTTTTTAGGGAAATTTGGACATTTAAGAGAAACAGTGGCGGAAGAAACATATCTGATAGTTGGTTTAGGAAATCCAGGTGCGAAATATGAAAGCACCAGGCATAACGTTGGATTCCGTATTGTTGAGGCCATTGCCCGAAGTGAGGGTGGTTCATTAGATTTGTACAAGTGGGATTCTCATTTTTGTCAAATGTCGCTTTGGGGTGCTCGGATATTTTTTGTCGAGCCACAGACATTTATGAACCTTTCCGGTAAATCAATTTCCCGTTTTGTCGAGTATTTTAAAATAAGTGCTGACCATATTCTTGTCGTTCATGATGATATTGATATGCATCCTGGGCGTGTCAAGCTTGTGTCAGGGGGTGGGCCAGGCGGTCATAACGGAATTCGTTCACTAATTCAGTGTCTTGGGACCAGGGACTTCTTTCGACTCAAATATGGCGTTGGGAGGCCAGGGCGTGATGGCGTTCACCCTGACATGCCGGTTGAACGGTTTGTTCTTGCTTCTTTTAATCACGATGAGGAAATGTTATTGGCGGAAAGAATGACTTCTCTTGCTGATGGTGTTCGTGAATTTGTGACTACGGGAAGCCAGCAGGCCATGAATGTTCTTAATGTGATCAAGTGACGCCTCGGCTTTCCCTAACTAACGGTTTTTTGAAGCGTATTTCTTGAAAATGTGGTATGCTTGGTTATTGTTATTGTTCTTTTCGGATCTGCTTTACGGTCTTAAGACAGCAATACTGTCTCAGGCAGGTAATTGGAATATCCAACGAAAATGTTTATATCAGGCATTCTCAGTTCCTGTAAATGCATGCCAAACCCCGATGTTATCCTAGGAGGTTGCTTTGTTTATACAAGGTGATATGGCCGTTTATCCGGCTCATGGTGTAGGTATTATCGAAGCTATTGAAAGTCAGACAATTGCGGGTGTCGACCAGGATTTTTATGTCATGAAGATACTAGACAATGATATGAAAATTATGATACCGACTGCCAGTAGTGACAATGTCGGGCTTCGCGCTATAATCAGTAAAAAAGAGGTCGAAGCAGTCCTTCACATTCTGCGTGATCGTGATGCAGAGATAGGGTCTCAAACATGGAATCGACGTTATAGGGATTACATGGAAAAGATCAAGACCGGTTCTATCCACGAAGTTGCTGCAGTCCTTAGGGATCTCTATCTGCTCAGTGTTGATAAAGATCTTTCCTATGGGGAACGAAAGATGATGGATACAGCAAAAAGTCTACTGGTCACTGAAATCTCCCTTGCCCGTAAAGTTGATGAATCCAAAATTGAAACGTTGATTGATGATATGTTCAATTAACTTCATTGCCTCAGTCCTCTTTGCTTATAAAGTGATCTTCTTCTCCATGGCATTTCGTCATGACTTTTCAGACCATAGATAATTCCCGGCCTGCTGGTTCTGCTGGTGCGATTGATTTACAGGTTTCAGCAGAATTTGCAGGGTATAGATTCGACCATTTTCTGGTGCAGTTGATCCCTGAGGCTTCAAGGAACAATCTGAATCAGGCAATTCGTCTGGGATTGCTTCTTGTTGACGGAAAGAACAAAAAAAGCAGTTACAAGTTGAAGGTCGGAGAACAGATCAGTGGCTCTCTCTTTGAGGCCGAGCCTTTGACGCTTGCCCCCCAAAATATTCCCTTTGACCTCCTGTATGAAGATGATTCTCTTCTCATTGTTTCAAAACCACCAGGCATTGTCGTTCATCCCGCAGTTGGCAATCCTGATGGTACTCTTGTCAACGGTTTACTTTATCATTGTCAGGAAATTGCTGATGTCGGGGATACAATTCGCCCTGGTATAGTACATCGTCTCGACAAAGACACTTCCGGTATCATGGTGGTAGCTAAAACTGCTCAGTGTCATAGGCTGCTCGGTGAGGCTTTTAAAGAACGAACTGTTGAAAAAAAGTATCTTGCCCTGGTTTTTGGTGTTCTGTCGCAACGCTCAGGGCGTATAGTTGCCCCGATCGCCAGACATCCTCTGCAGCGCCAGAAGATGGCAGTGTGTGAAGAAGGTAGAGGTCGTTATGCAGCGAGTAGTTGGCGGGTTCTTGAAGAATATTCCGAAGGTTGCAGTCTTGTTCAGGTTCTTATTGAAACTGGGCGAACCCATCAGATACGTGTTCATATGGCTTCACTTGGACATCCGGTGGCTGGGGATAGTCTGTATGGGCGTGCCAGAAATACCCGGCAATATCCCCGGCAAATGCTTCATGCTCATAGCTTAAGTCTTGTTCACCCCATAAGCGGAGTACCACTTTCATTTACAGCGCCACTGTGGCCTGATTTTCTCGAGATTGTTGAGCAACTTCGCGGCCATGCCCATGAGATTCTCGGTATGATCTCTTGAATATCGCGGTAAGTGGTGGCATGGGATCAGGGAAAAGCTTTGTTGCCAGCACTCTAGCGGAGTTACTTGGTGCAAATATCGTCAGTGCAGATATTCTTTGTCGTGAATTGCTTCAGCTTGGTAATCCTGGGTATTTGCGGTTGCGGGAATGTCTTGGAGATACCTATTTTTCAATCGACGGCGAGATAGACAGAGCTGCTTTACGCAAATCTATTTTTTCAGATAGTGGGTTGCGTGCAGATGTTGATAAAATCCTGCATCCTCTGGTCCGTCAGAAGCTCCTTGACTGTGCAGCAGGTGCCACGAGGCAGAACGTTGACCTGGTGGTCGAAGTTCCTTTGCTTTTTGAAAAAGGGTGGCAGGAGGATTTTGACTGTACCCTTGTTGTCTATGCTGATGTCGATATTTGTGTGTCACGAATTGTGGCAAGAGACCATGTGTCAAGAGAGGATGCCCTGAAGAGTATTTCGACTCAAATGCCACAGTCTGAAAAATGTAAACTCGGTGACTGGGTGGTTGATAACTCAGGTTCCTTTGAGGAAACTCGTGTAGCGTTGCGAAGGATAGTTGGTGAAATATCAGACTCTCCCTGTCTTTCTCGGGTAAAATCGGAATAAGGATGGAAAAGTCTTGACAGCTATTTCCTGAAACCTTACTATACCGTCAATCAAACGATAATCCTCCCAGAGATTCTGATCCAAAAGAGAATACAGTAAATCATAGATAAAAACATTTCAGTTCACATAACTGATCTACAACCAAAAGAGATTGTGCAATTCACACCCGTACAATCACGACTATTTAATCATTTCTTTATAATCCTGACTACTATTATCACATTATTTGCCACCTGATAGAATGGGAATATATGGGCGATGGCTTCTTTGTCGTCTTGGGATTACCCAAATAATTGTGTTTGTAATTCGATAATAAAGTATTGATCAAAACTTTTAACTCGAATTGTTATCTTTATTGTGGCCTGTCTGGGAACACAATGAAACCGTACCATGCTGACTGCCTTGCCAAACAGCCCCAATATTGGAGAACTGAATTAATGAATCTGGCTGACTTAAAACTGAAGAAAATTGTTGATCTTGTTAAGCTTGGGCGTAAGCTCAAGGTTGAAGGGGTGAATACGCTGCGTAAGCAGGAACTTATTTTTGCCATCCTTCAGGCTCAGGCGGAAAAAGATGGAAATATGCGGGGGAATGGTGTTTTGGAAATTCTTCCCGATGGTTTTGGGTTTCTTCGGGCACCGGATTATAATTATCTTCCCGGTCCGGATGATATCTATGTCTCTCCTTCTCAGATACGTCGCCTGGGGCTTCGTACCGGTGATACGATAGAAGGACTTGTAAGAGCTCCCAAGGATGGTGAACGGTATTTTGCGCTTTTGAAAGTTGAGGCCATTAATTTTGATTCTCCTGAGGCCTCAAAGAAAAAGACATTATTTGCTAACCTGACACCACTCCATCCTGAAGAAAAGTTTAGCCTAGAGTCAGAAGCTGATAACTATTCCATGCGTCTTATGGATATGATGTGTCCCATTGGTAAGGGGCAGCGTGGTTTGATTGTTGCCCCCCCTCGAACAGGAAAAACGGTTCTTATTCAAAAACTTGCCAATGCCATCGCCAAGAATCATAAAGAGGTGTATCTTATTGTCCTCCTGATTGATGAGCGGCCTGAAGAAGTTACGGAAATGAAGAGAACAGTTCAGACCGCGGAAGTTGTCAGTTCCACTTTCGATGAGCCCCCTCAGCGACATATTCAGGTTGCTGAAATGGTGATTGAAAAGGCAAAAAGACTGGTAGAGCATAAGAAAGATGTTGTTATTTTACTCGATAGTATTACTCGTCTGGCCAGAGCCTATAATACCGTTACACCCTCCAGTGGTAAAATCCTCTCAGGTGGTGTTGAAGCCAACGCCCTGCATCGTCCGAAACGTTTTTTTGGTGCTGCCAGAAATATTGAAGAGGGAGGCAGTTTAACCATTATAGCCTCAGCTCTTATTGATACAGGTAGTCGTATGGATGAGGTTATCTTCGAAGAGTTCAAGGGAACTGGTAATATGGAAGTTGTCCTTGATAGAAAGATGTCAGACCGACGAGTGTATCCCGCCATTGATGTGAAAAAATCCGGAACCCGAAAGGAAGATCTGCTTCTCGAGCCTGTTCTTTTAAATCGTGTCTGGATATTGAGGAAGCTGCTGGCTTCCATGAATCCTGCCAGTGGAATGGAGTTTATTATTGATAAATTGAAGCAGCATGAGACAAACGCGGAATTTATTGATTCCATGAACAGCTGATTGTAACCGCTGTTTCTTTTTTTATTGTACTAATAGATGTTTTTGGTTGAAATTCTTATCTGGTTTTATTATTCTTTTACTCTTTTGAGATAAAAAACAAACGTGTGCCGAAAGGTCACTCCTCTTTTTAAGGAACATTAATTATGAAAAGCGACATACATCCTGAATACCACAAAGTTACTGCCGTTTGTGGTTGTGGCAATACGGTTGAGCTGGGTTCTGTAAATGAAGAGATGGTTGTGGAAATCTGTTCTGCCTGCCATCCATTTTTCACTGGAAAGCAAAAACTGATTGATACCGCCGGACGGATTGAGAAATTCAAGAAACGCTACGCCAAGCATTACGAAACAAAGAAATAGAGACAACAGTTTGCTAGCTAGTGCTTTCGATTGTTTGTGTTGCATAGCCTGCTGGCTGGAGCATCACAATCATACTCACGCTTAACAAGCACTTCTAACACTCACATTCCATTTCTGTTTTATGTTGATCCACAGTCTGTATAGCAGGTTGTGGATTTTCTGTTTTTATTCAAATGTATTATTCCCAGGTATTCTTTCATGATAGATAAACTTACTGACCTTGACGAAAAAATATCTCACCTCGAAGGAAGGCTTTCGGATCCGTCACTGATTTCTGACCAGAAAGCATACCAGAGAGTTGCGCAGGAACATTCTCATCTGACCAAACTCCAATCCTTATATGGCAAGCTCGACTTGGTTCTTGCTGATATAGCTGACAATCGAGAGCTTATTCAAGAGGGAGATGAAGATCCTGAATTACTCGAGCTTGCACGCGAAGAGATGGAAGAGCTTCTCGAAAAGGAAAAAAGCCTTGAGCAGGCAATCCTCATTTTGCTTTTACCAAAAGATCCAAATGATGAACGCAACACCTTTCTAGAGATTCGTGCAGGGACCGGTGGGGATGAAGCCGCACTTTTTGTCGGCGATCTCTTTCGTATGTATTCCCGTTACGCTGAATCCATGGGATGGAAGGTTGAGATTATGAGTTCTAGTCCTCTCGGGATAGGCGGCTTTAAGGAAATAATTGCGCTTATCAGTGGAGATGCTGTTTTTTCAAGACTCAAGTATGAGAGTGGGGTGCATCGTGTTCAGCGTGTCCCCGAAACAGAAACCCAGGGGCGTATTCATACCTCGGCTGTCACCGTTGCAATCCTGCCCGAAGCTGATGAGGTGGAACTCAATATTAATCCAAGCGAATTGAAATTTGATGTTTACCGTGCTTCAGGTCCCGGTGGCCAGTCTGTTAATACCACTGATTCCGCTGTTCGTATTACTCATTTGCCCACAGGACTAGTGGTAACCTGTCAGGATGAGAAGTCGCAGCATAAGAACAAGGCCAAAGCTCTTACCGTTCTTCGGGCACGTCTTCTTGATAAGATGGAACAGGAGCACCATGATAAAATATCCGAATCAAGGCGGAGCCAGGTTGGAACAGGTGACCGAAGTGAACGTATTCGAACCTACAATTTCCCGCAGGGGAGAATGACCGACCATCGAATCAATCTGACCCTCTATAAACTTGATTCCATTATCGCCGGTAAGCTGGACGATGTTCTTAGGCCACTTATCACACATGATCAGGAAGAAAAACTGAAATTGATTCAATAGGCCGCGTTCACTATCCGGTATCTCCGGGATTTTGGCCGTACAAGTGAAATATCAGGCTTAAGGGCGATTTGTGCAGATTCGTGAAATTCTTAAGAGTGCCTCTGCAGCACTTGTCAGATCTGGGGTTGATACTCCTGAGCTTGATTCTGCTTTGCTCCTTGGCCATTGTCTCGGAAAATCTCGTACAGAGTTATATCTGATGGCTTCAGAAGAGCTTGACTCTGAAATAGAAAGAAAATTCCTCAAACTGCTGCAGCGTCGCCAACAAAGAGAACCTCTTGCCTATATTCTTTGCGTTCAGGAATTCTGGTCTCTCGATTTTCATGTTACCCCCGATGTCTTGATTCCCCGTCCGGAGACGGAATTGCTAGTTGAGCGCGGTATTGCTCTCTGGAAGGATGGGGGGCAATCCAGAGGCGCTATTCTTGATCTTTGTACCGGGAGTGGCATCATCGCAGTTGTCCTCGCTAAAGAGCTGGATCGACCTGTGATTGCAGTTGATGTTTCCATGAGAGCTCTTCAGGTGGCCAGGAAAAATGCCGAACTCCACGGAGTTTCCCATCTTGTTTCCTTTGTCCAGAGTGATCTTCTCACCGCTTTTTCTTCCAGACCTTATTTTTCTCTTGTTCTCTCAAATCCACCATATGTGAGTATTCAGGATTTGCAGGATGGCCTGCAGGCCGAAGTCGACCAATATGAACCACATCTTGCCCTGGATGGCGGCGATCGTGGACTTGAGATTATTAGGCGTATTCAACAGCAACTTATCCCGCAACTTCTACCAGGGGCAAATTTACTGATGGAAATAGGTGCAGATCAGGGAACTGACTTGTTATCTATATTTTCACCAGAATCAGCAGGATCGGAAATTTTTGAGGAAGTTCGGGTAGAGAAGGATTACAGTAATCATGATCGAATCTTTCATGGGAAAGTGAAAACCAGCTAACAGACAACTGTTATAAAACTGCTATACAACTGTTCAGGTGATTTGGAGATGGAAAAATTAGTTATTGAAGGTGGTAACCTTCTGCACGGTGAAGTGAGGATCAGCGGAGCCAAGAATGCAGCCCTGCCGCTGATAGCCGCAAGTCTATTGGCACCCGGTATCCATGTCCTCCATAATGTCCCTGATCTTCGAGACACCAGGACCATTCTTCGTCTTCTTGAATCTCTTGGCCTGAGCTGGGAGCGTGAAGGTTCAACTCTCAGGATAGACGGTAGCGGTTTGCGTTACTCCGAAGCCTCCTATGAACTTGTTAAAACCATGAGAGCGTCCGTTCTTGTACTTGGACCTCTGCTGGCAAGG comes from Desulfocapsa sulfexigens DSM 10523 and encodes:
- a CDS encoding ribose-phosphate diphosphokinase, with translation MPNIIKVFSGNANPVMAREITDFLNIPLSEAEVKQFSDGEIFVEIKENVRGADVFVVQPTCTPVNDNLMELVIMVDALRRASARRITAVVPYYGYARQDRKVAPRVPISAKVVAEMFMAVGVRRVLSMDLHAGQIQGFFNIPVDHLYAAPVILEYIKDKFSDVVMVSPDAGGVERTRAFAKRLNAGLAIIDKRRDRPNECEAMHVIGDVKGKTAILLDDMVDTAGTLCNGAATLMKHGAKEVHACCSHPVLSGPAVERLTNSVISSLVVTNSIPLRGDALQCEKIKVLSVSKLLADAIDCIHTEGSISSLFV
- a CDS encoding 50S ribosomal protein L25 — protein: MLQVEMSASKRDDFGKCAMRRLRKSGNTPAVLYGNNKEASALQFETTSFLKGLFKISRKNAVVNLTVNGSDTRHAMVRDLQTDPVNDSLIHVDFLEIDLAVPRRFTVPITFVGKAKGLEFGGDLVVHSSSVQVTGLPLDIPDTINVGMTNLGIGESIKFSDIEIPENLKMVTKASTVCVEIVATAKSAEAAAAAAKKPAKGKAAKK
- the pth gene encoding aminoacyl-tRNA hydrolase, with protein sequence MAEETYLIVGLGNPGAKYESTRHNVGFRIVEAIARSEGGSLDLYKWDSHFCQMSLWGARIFFVEPQTFMNLSGKSISRFVEYFKISADHILVVHDDIDMHPGRVKLVSGGGPGGHNGIRSLIQCLGTRDFFRLKYGVGRPGRDGVHPDMPVERFVLASFNHDEEMLLAERMTSLADGVREFVTTGSQQAMNVLNVIK
- a CDS encoding CarD family transcriptional regulator; its protein translation is MFIQGDMAVYPAHGVGIIEAIESQTIAGVDQDFYVMKILDNDMKIMIPTASSDNVGLRAIISKKEVEAVLHILRDRDAEIGSQTWNRRYRDYMEKIKTGSIHEVAAVLRDLYLLSVDKDLSYGERKMMDTAKSLLVTEISLARKVDESKIETLIDDMFN
- a CDS encoding RluA family pseudouridine synthase; translation: MTFQTIDNSRPAGSAGAIDLQVSAEFAGYRFDHFLVQLIPEASRNNLNQAIRLGLLLVDGKNKKSSYKLKVGEQISGSLFEAEPLTLAPQNIPFDLLYEDDSLLIVSKPPGIVVHPAVGNPDGTLVNGLLYHCQEIADVGDTIRPGIVHRLDKDTSGIMVVAKTAQCHRLLGEAFKERTVEKKYLALVFGVLSQRSGRIVAPIARHPLQRQKMAVCEEGRGRYAASSWRVLEEYSEGCSLVQVLIETGRTHQIRVHMASLGHPVAGDSLYGRARNTRQYPRQMLHAHSLSLVHPISGVPLSFTAPLWPDFLEIVEQLRGHAHEILGMIS
- the coaE gene encoding dephospho-CoA kinase (Dephospho-CoA kinase (CoaE) performs the final step in coenzyme A biosynthesis.): MNIAVSGGMGSGKSFVASTLAELLGANIVSADILCRELLQLGNPGYLRLRECLGDTYFSIDGEIDRAALRKSIFSDSGLRADVDKILHPLVRQKLLDCAAGATRQNVDLVVEVPLLFEKGWQEDFDCTLVVYADVDICVSRIVARDHVSREDALKSISTQMPQSEKCKLGDWVVDNSGSFEETRVALRRIVGEISDSPCLSRVKSE
- the rho gene encoding transcription termination factor Rho codes for the protein MNLADLKLKKIVDLVKLGRKLKVEGVNTLRKQELIFAILQAQAEKDGNMRGNGVLEILPDGFGFLRAPDYNYLPGPDDIYVSPSQIRRLGLRTGDTIEGLVRAPKDGERYFALLKVEAINFDSPEASKKKTLFANLTPLHPEEKFSLESEADNYSMRLMDMMCPIGKGQRGLIVAPPRTGKTVLIQKLANAIAKNHKEVYLIVLLIDERPEEVTEMKRTVQTAEVVSSTFDEPPQRHIQVAEMVIEKAKRLVEHKKDVVILLDSITRLARAYNTVTPSSGKILSGGVEANALHRPKRFFGAARNIEEGGSLTIIASALIDTGSRMDEVIFEEFKGTGNMEVVLDRKMSDRRVYPAIDVKKSGTRKEDLLLEPVLLNRVWILRKLLASMNPASGMEFIIDKLKQHETNAEFIDSMNS
- the rpmE gene encoding 50S ribosomal protein L31, which gives rise to MKSDIHPEYHKVTAVCGCGNTVELGSVNEEMVVEICSACHPFFTGKQKLIDTAGRIEKFKKRYAKHYETKK
- the prfA gene encoding peptide chain release factor 1 translates to MIDKLTDLDEKISHLEGRLSDPSLISDQKAYQRVAQEHSHLTKLQSLYGKLDLVLADIADNRELIQEGDEDPELLELAREEMEELLEKEKSLEQAILILLLPKDPNDERNTFLEIRAGTGGDEAALFVGDLFRMYSRYAESMGWKVEIMSSSPLGIGGFKEIIALISGDAVFSRLKYESGVHRVQRVPETETQGRIHTSAVTVAILPEADEVELNINPSELKFDVYRASGPGGQSVNTTDSAVRITHLPTGLVVTCQDEKSQHKNKAKALTVLRARLLDKMEQEHHDKISESRRSQVGTGDRSERIRTYNFPQGRMTDHRINLTLYKLDSIIAGKLDDVLRPLITHDQEEKLKLIQ
- the prmC gene encoding peptide chain release factor N(5)-glutamine methyltransferase gives rise to the protein MQIREILKSASAALVRSGVDTPELDSALLLGHCLGKSRTELYLMASEELDSEIERKFLKLLQRRQQREPLAYILCVQEFWSLDFHVTPDVLIPRPETELLVERGIALWKDGGQSRGAILDLCTGSGIIAVVLAKELDRPVIAVDVSMRALQVARKNAELHGVSHLVSFVQSDLLTAFSSRPYFSLVLSNPPYVSIQDLQDGLQAEVDQYEPHLALDGGDRGLEIIRRIQQQLIPQLLPGANLLMEIGADQGTDLLSIFSPESAGSEIFEEVRVEKDYSNHDRIFHGKVKTS